In Streptomyces sp. NBC_00448, the following are encoded in one genomic region:
- a CDS encoding DedA family protein, with protein MTNLALGPSWLDPNHLINTYGLWGVLLVVFAESGLLIGFFLPGDSLLFTTGLLVASGTLHQPLAVVAALIAVAAVVGEQTGYWFGRKVGPSLFSRPESRLFKMENIEKAHAFFERHGPKAIVMACFVPIVRTFTPIVAGVSRMNYRTFATFNIIGGTLWGAGVTLLGYWLGQIAFVRDNIEAILVLVVLVSVVPVAIEFLRSRKKSAAGAGAGAGEGAGAGTGVGAGLETGGGAAPAADPGAESIAATASRGGRHRATKR; from the coding sequence GTGACGAACCTCGCGCTCGGCCCGAGCTGGCTCGACCCGAACCATCTGATCAACACCTACGGCCTGTGGGGCGTGCTGTTGGTCGTGTTCGCCGAGTCCGGACTGCTGATCGGCTTCTTCCTGCCCGGTGACTCCCTGCTGTTCACCACCGGGCTGCTCGTCGCGTCCGGCACCCTGCACCAGCCGCTGGCCGTGGTCGCGGCGCTGATCGCGGTGGCGGCGGTGGTGGGGGAGCAGACCGGGTACTGGTTCGGCCGCAAGGTCGGCCCCTCGCTCTTCTCCCGGCCGGAGTCCCGGCTGTTCAAGATGGAGAACATCGAGAAGGCGCACGCCTTCTTCGAGCGGCACGGGCCGAAGGCGATCGTGATGGCCTGCTTCGTGCCGATCGTGCGGACCTTCACGCCGATCGTGGCCGGCGTCAGCCGGATGAACTACCGCACCTTCGCGACTTTCAACATCATCGGCGGGACGCTGTGGGGCGCCGGCGTCACCCTGCTGGGGTACTGGCTCGGACAGATCGCGTTCGTCCGCGACAACATCGAGGCGATTCTCGTCCTCGTGGTGCTCGTCTCCGTGGTCCCGGTCGCCATCGAGTTCCTGCGCTCGCGCAAGAAGTCCGCTGCGGGTGCGGGTGCGGGTGCGGGTGAGGGTGCCGGTGCCGGTACGGGCGTGGGTGCCGGCCTGGAGACCGGCGGCGGGGCCGCGCCGGCCGCCGACCCGGGTGCCGAGTCGATCGCCGCCACCGCCTCCCGCGGTGGGCGGCACCGCGCGACGAAGCGCTGA